In Acidobacteriota bacterium, the DNA window CGAGTTCGATCAGGACGGCACTCATCGCCAGACGCGATCCTGTCGGCATCCTCGCGGGCAGGAACATCGGCACGAGTCGATACGCCAGACCGATCACCATCATCAGCGGCCAGCCGATCGCGGCCAGGTGCGCGTGCGCGAACGCCGCTGCACGAGGCGACAAGCCGAACCATCCGTAAGCGCGATCGAACCCGATCGCCATGCCCAATCCAGACGCGGTCGAGAAGTTCAGGAATGCGAGTGCCACGTGCAGCAGGACGGGCCACGGCGCCGTCGCGCGGCGCATGACGAGCACCGAGCGGCTGCCGAGCCAGACCACCGCCAGGACAGCGAGCAGGCCGCCCCACGCCATCGCCGCGTACTGCCCGATCCAGAAGTGCGTCACCATGCCGCTGGATCCGACGAGGAACGCGACAAACAGCAGCCAGTCGGGCCACCGCACCGGCAAGGGCATCCCCAGCGCCAGCGGCGCGACGATGTAGAAGGCGCCGAGGATGGAACCGGTGATCCAGGCAAGCGTCACCAGGTGGACGATCGCCACCATGCGCGGGTGCAGGAAGTAGCCGCCGGGCAGCGCCGGATCGAGCACCAGCACGAGAAGCGCCAGCGCCAGGCCGGCGTGCGCCCAGGCGAAGTACGCCAAGGGCAACGCCGACGAGGGCGTGAGCGCCTGCCGGTTCATGCAGGCCGTTCCCGCAGCATCACGAGCAGCATGCGCGACGGCACCGTCGCGTCCACGGCGTGCGGCACGCCCGCCGGCATCCGCACGACCATTCCGGCCGTCGCCTCGACGGGCGCACCGCCGATCGTCAGCGTGAACGAACCGTCGAGTACGACGACGAGCGCGTCGAATGGCGCCGTGTGCTCGCTGAGCGCCTCACCGGCGTCGAAGGCGAACAGCGTGACGGTGCCGCCGCCATTCTTCGCGATCACGCGGCTGGCAATGCCGTGCGGCGTGAGCGTGACGAGATCGGCGAGGGCGAAGGCGGATGCGGGATCGATGAAGTTGGGCATGACGATTCTGCCCTACTGTGCCGGCGTCCACGGCCGGCTGTCGTTGTGCTGGCGCAAGACCGCCGAGGTGCCGGCTGCGGTCACTGCTATCGAGACCGGTCCTGGGAGTATGGTAGAAGCGGTACTTCCGCACGCGGCTCCGCAAGTGTCCGCCGGGCGCTGGCGCGAAGCCATCGAGACGCACAGGAGGGGTTCGTTCGATCGACACGGTGGTCCTCGATGACGCGCACGAGCCCGAACTCGCGCGCTTCCCTGGCAGGGCGACCGGAGCGACGCGCCAGCCCAGTTGACGATCAGTTCAATCCCGAGCGGTCGCAGCGCAGGCGCAGTGTGACGCCATAGTCGAGCGTCGGGAGCGGACCGCTGCTGCACGACGCCTTCAGGGACGTCAGATCATCAGGGTACGAGGCCTGCGCATACCACTTGTGCGTCAGCCCGTAGCCGAGTTCCTTGTCGGTGTCGCGCACGTAGTGGGTCCCCTCGTTCGGTGGCAGCCACGGCGCGTCCGGTGCCAGGTTGACGAGAACGTCGTGCCGGCGTTCTCCGTCGGGATAGACAGGTTGTGGCTGCCACGGCTCGGGATGGACGTCGCTCAGGGCTTCGGGACGAGCTTGAGCAGCCTGCCGTTCTGTTCGTCGGTCAGAAGGTAGAGTGCGCCGTCAGGCCCCTGAGCCACGTCACGAATGCGGGCGTTCAGGTCCGCCAGCAAACGCTCTTCGCCGGTCACCCGTTCCCCTTCCACTGTGAGACGAACGAGAGCGCGGGACGCCAGGCCACCAATGAACAGGCTGTTGCGCCACGCAGGGAAGAGCGCGCCGGTGTAGAACGTCATGCCACCAGGTGCGATCACGGGATCCCAGTAGTAGACCGGCTGTTCCATGTTCGCCTGCTGCGTCAGGCTCTCGCCGATGGGCCGACCGTCGTACTCGATGCCGTACGTGATCGTGGGCCAGCCATAGTCCCTGCCCTTCCGCGCGATGTTGAGTTCGTCGCCGCCTCGCGGACCGTGCTCGATCGTCCACAACTCGCCCGTCGCCGGGTTGAGCGTCGCGCCTTGTACGTTGCGATGGCCGTACGACCAGATCTCCGGCCGAACGCCGTCCTTTCCGACCAAGGGGTTGTCCCCGGGAATCGAACCGTCGCGATTGATGCGCACGACCTTTCCGAGGAGGCTGTCCATCTGCTGCGCCTGCATCCGTCCCGGCAGGATCGAGCGATCGCCGAGTGTGACAAATAGCGTGTTGCCGCCGCGCTCGAACACCAGTCGACTGCCGAAATGGAGCCTCGAGCCGAGCGACGGGGCCTGCCGGAAGATGACCTGTACGTCCTCCAGGCGCGGCGCGCCGGCGCCCACCGTCAGGCGGCCACGCGCAACGGCGGTGTTGTTGGTGTCGTCGTCTCGACCTTCCGCATAGCTCCAGTAGACCAGCCCGTTGTTGGCAAACTCCGGATCGAGCGCCACACCCAGCAGCCCGCCCTGTCCTCGCGCATCCACGGCGGGTACGCCCGCCACCGGTTCCGACAGCGCACCAGTGGCCTCCACCACGCGCAGTCGTCCCGGCTTCTCTGTCACGAGAAACCGTCCATTCGGGAGGAAGGCGATGCCCCAGGGATTCTCGAGGCCACTCGCGATGGTCACGGTATCGAATGCGACGCCGGACCGGCGTTCTGGCGCGCGCGTCTGCTCGTCGAACGCCCGCTCGAGATGCGGCGCATTCTGAGGCGCCGTCTGCACGGGCGCAGTCTGCGACGCCACCGAACCGGCGCCCACAGAGACGCCAACGGCGACCGCCAGTGCGATCGACACCGACACGGCAGTCTTCGTCCTTGGGGTGAATGGTCGTTTGAATCTGTACACGACAGTCGTCTCCTCGAAACCGGTTCCGGCGCTCTGCTCGCGCCCTTTCAGGGTAGCCGTCCGCACGGCAACGGAATAGACCGTCGAATCCACATGGCGCTATGAGTGCCATTCAACAATCGACTGCCCGAAAGCCTTCCATGGACCACGACGTTCGGGGAAGCGGTCACCCGTTCCGCGGCGGGCATTCCACGGCGGGCACGAAGCGCTCCTTGCGAGCTGAACATGCTCGTGGTCGTCTCTTCAACGCAAGGTCCACGTGGCCCCGTCCTCGACGTGACGTTGTGGTAGCGTCGCTGCAGGCCCAGAACGGCGGTACCACTCGGCGCAGAGGAGATTCATCATGCAAGCTGTCCGGTTCGTCGGTGTCGGTTTCCCAGCCAGACTCGAGGACGTGCCCACGCCCGCGCCGGGTCCTGGCCAGGTCCTGATCAAGATTGGCGGTGCTGGCGTCTGCCATTCGGACCTGCACGTCATGGAGGAGGAACTGGGGTTCACGCCTCCGTTCACGCTCGGTCATGAGAATGCCGGGTGGGTGGCAGGACTTGGACAAGGCGTCACGGGGTTCAAGGAAGGCGACGCCGTGGCCGTGTACGGTCCATGGGGGTGCGGTCGCTGCCACGCGTGTCAGCTCTCGATGGAGAACTACTGCGAGAACTGGGCGCAGATGGGGACCTTCGGCGGCGGACTGGGTTCCGATGGCGGCATGGCCGAATACATGCTGGTGCCTTCGGCTCGCCTGCTGGTCGGGCTCGGAGACCTGAGTCCCGCCAGAGCCGCGCCGTTGAGTGACGCCGCACTCACGCCCTATCACGCGATCAAGCGAGCGCTGCCCGCACTCCACGCCGGCACCACCGTCGTCGTCCTCGGCGTTGGTGGGCTCGGGCACATGGCGGTACAACTGCTGCGGGTGCTTGCGCCCGTGCGCATCGTGGCCGCAGACGTGAACGACGGCCGCTTGCAGCAGGCCAAGGAACTCGGCGCAGACGACATCGTCAACAACAGCGATGTCGATGCCGCTGCGGAGCGGATTCTCCGGATCGTCGGTCCGCGTGGTGCCGGGCTCGTGCTCGATTGCGTCGGCGTGCAATCGACCATCGATCTGGGTGCCCGCGTTCTCGGGCGCAACAGCATCTGGACGATTCTCGGCTTGGGCAGTGGGCATCACGACTTCCGTCACGGCAGCACGCCGTACGGCACGACGATGAGTATTCCCTACTGGGGATCCCGCATCGAACTGATGGAAGTGATTGCGATGGCGCGCGACGGACGGATCCACGCCGAAACCATCGAATTCCCGCTGACGCAGGCGGTCGAGGTGTATCGCACGCTGAAAGAGGGTGGCATTCGAGGGCGTGCGGTGCTCGTCCCGGGTGCGTGAGCCCGGCCAGCGTTGCTGTAGCATGCGCCGCATGCAGACTCGACGAGTGTTGGGCATCGCTTCGGCGCTGGTACTCACCCTGGTTTCCGGCGCCGCCCTGCGTGCCCAGCCGGCCTCGATCTCGGCCGAACGCGTCGATCAGGACGTGCTCTGGAAGATCCGGCGCGAAGCCCACGAGCACTCGCAGATCCTGAAGACGCTGCACGTGCTGACCGACGTGTACGGGCCACGGCTCACCGGCTCGCCCAACCTGCGCGCCGCGCAGGACTGGCTCCTCCGGCAGGCGACGACGTGGGGCCTGAAGAATGCGCACCTGGAGCCCTGGAGCTTCGGGCACCCGGGGTGGGCCAACGAGAGGACGGCCGTGTTCCTGACCTCGCCCGTGAAGGACTCGCTGGTGGTGGAGCCGTTGGCGTGGACGCCGGGGACGCCAGGGACGGTCACCGCATCGGCCCTCCTCATCGAGGTACCGGCGAGCCCGACGCAGGCCGAGCTCGACGCCGCGCTCGATGCGCTCCGCGGCACGCTGAAGGGCCGTGCCGTGCTCGTCGGCCGTCCGGCATCGCCCGGCGTCGCCTTCAACCCCGTGGCCAAGCGTCGGGATGACGCCGACGTCCGCGCGCAGCTGTCGGGCTCGGGCGGCGCGTTCGGTCCGCCACGTGCCGCTGCCACGCCGCGTCCCGGCGCGCTGACGTCCATCGAGACCGACAACCAGGTCAACGCGTTCCTCGTCGCCGAGGGCGCGGCGCTGCGGCTCAACGACGCCGGCTTCGAGCACGGCCGCATCCGCGCGTTCAACAACCGGACGTTCGATGTGAGCCGCGCGGTGCCCACCATCGTCGTGCGCAACGAGGACTACGGCCGCATCGCCCGCCTGCTCGACGGCGGCCGTTCCGTCGAGCTCGAGGCCACGATCGTCAACACGGTCCACCCCGAGGGCAGCACGCAGTACACCGTGGTCGCCGAGATTCCCGGCACCGACAAGGCCCGGGAAGTGGTGCTGCTCGGTGGGCATCTCGACTCGTGGCACGCGGCGACGGGCGCCACAGACAACGCCATCGGATCCGCGGTGATGCTGGAGGCGATCCGCATCCTGCAGGCTGTGGGCGCGAAGCCGCGCCGCACCATCCGCGTGGTGCTCTGGAGCGGTGAAGAGCAGGGCCTGCTCGGCTCGCAGGCGTACGTGGCCGAGCACTACGGTTCGTTCGAGAACCCGAAGCCGGAGTTCGAGCACTTCAACGGCTACTTCAACGTCGACATGGGCACGGGCAAGGCGCGGTCACTGACGGTGTTCGGCCCTCCCGAAACGGCCGCGATTCTCGACGCCGTGACGGTGCCCTTCCGCGCGAACGGTCTGCTCGGCGCCACCACCACGCGATCGCGCGCGCGCGGCGGCTCCGACCACACGTCGTTCAACGAAGCAGGCCTCCCGGGCATCAGCGTCGGCCAGGATCCCATCGAGTACCAGTCGCACACCTGGCACACCAATCTCGACACCTACGAACGCATCATCGAGAGCGACGCCATCCAGTCGGCCGAGGCCGTGGCGGCCGCCGTGTATCATCTCGCCACTCGCGACGAGAAGCTGCCCCGGGTCACGCGCGAGACGATTCCAGCGAAGCCGGGACCGCCGGCTGGTCCCACCACCTCCGCGGCGCCGGCCACCTCCGGCACGACGTCGCGGCCGTAATCATGCGCATCACGACACGTACCCTGACGAGACTCGCCTGTTCGACCATCACCGTAGCCATCGCCGGCTTCACGCTCCTGGGTGGAAGCACCTCCGCTCAGGAGCGCGAGGACCGGACGCTGCTGCCGTGGGACCAGCTGCGGGCCATCATCAACGAAGCCTCGGGCGAGCGCGCCATGCACCACGTGCTGGAGCTGGTGCCCTACCCGCGCATCCGCTCGCGGGCCGAATACGAAGGACACTTCCGCGAGAACGAGGTCATCGCGCGCTTCGCCACCGAGTACGGGTTCGACGATGTGAAGGTCGAGTCGTTCCCGACCGCGCAGCGCTCGTGGCAAGGTTGGCAGGGCGAGCTGTGGATCACCGCACCCGAGACCCGGAAGCTGTACGACATCCACGACGTGGCCATCTCGCTCGCGCCCAACAGCGAGAACGGCGACGTCACAGCAGAGGTCGTCGACGTGGGAGTCGGCGAACGTCCAGAGGACTACGCCCACAAGGACGTGAAGGGCAAGGTGGTCCTGGGGTCGGCCACGGCCACCACGCTCCAGCGGCTCGCCGTGTTCGAGCGCGGCGCCGTGGGCGTCATCAGCTGGAACGCGCTGCGTCCGGAGTCCTACCCCGATGCCATCCTCTCGGCGAGCATCGGCGGCAACGCACCGCAGGGGCGGACGCCCGGCTTCGGCTGGATCGTCTCGCCGCGCGTGGGACGCGAACTGGCCGACACGCTCGGCAAGGGACAGTCGCTCACGGTCCGATCGATCGTCCGCGCCGAGACGTTCCCGGGCGAGCTCGAGACCGTCCACGCCACTATCAAGGGCGACGGCAGCACGGACCAGGCGGTCGTCATCTCGGCGCACCTGCACGAGGGCTACATCAAGCAGGGCGCCAACGACGATGCGTCGGGATCCGGGCTGATCCTCGAGATGGGCCGGACGTATATCCGGCTGATCAAGGAGGGCAAGCTGCCTCGGCCGCGGCGCACCGTCCACTTCCTGTGGGTGCCGGAGATCAGCGGCACGAACGCGTGGCTCGACGCCCATCCGGAAGTGGCCAGAACGCTCATCGCCGATCTGAACTTCGACATGGAAGGCCTCGGCCTCGCGCGGAGCGGGAGCCGCTGGGTGCTGCACCGCACGCCCGACACGTTCCCGACGTACCTGAACGACGTCGGCCAGAGTGTCATGGAGTGGGTCGCCGCCATCAACCAGGAACGCGTGCGCTTCCGCGACAACGGCTACCGCTTCACGCTGCCGATCCTCTCGCCCAACGGCAGCCAGGATCCCTTCTACATCAGCGTGGAGAAGCACTATGGGTCGAGCGACCACGTCGTCTACATGCAGCGGGGCGTGCCCGCGCTCATGTTCATCACATGGCCCGACATGTGGTACCACTCGTCGCAGGACACGCCAGACAAGCTCGACCCGACGCAGTTCCGTCGGGCCGCCGTCGTGGGGACCGCCTCGCTGTCGCTGCTCGCGTCGGCAGGCGACGCCACTGCGATCAAGGTCGCGGGTGAATCACTCGCGCGCGGCACCGAGCGCCTCGGCACCGCCGAACGCAAGGGGCTCGGGTATCTCGCCGACGCCACCGACGCGGCCTCGCTCCCCATTGCGTACGCGGAGGCGAAGAACGCCGTCGCGCATCAGCAGGGCGTGGAGCGCGCGGTCCTGGCGTCGGTGAAGGACCTCTTCGCCGATGCGACAGGAGGCACACGATCGCTGGCGACGCTCCTGCCGCTGGTGGATGGCCGTGCCGCGGCACTGCAGGCCGACATCACGGCGTATCACGCGCTGCGCGCGCAGCAACTCGGCGTGACGCCCGTCGAGCCCACACGCACGGCCGCCGAGGTCGAAGCGTCCCGCATCGTCGCGGCGCGCGTGCCGGGTGGCCGGATGCTGGGACGGCGCGGACGCAACCAGCCGCTGCTCGACAGCCTGCCGCCTGCCGACCGCGCGCTCGTGGCGTCGGTGGAGACGAAGCTGCCGCAGCACATGCGCGCGGAGCTCGACCTCCTGTTGCAGAAGGGCGACCGGACGGTCCTGCAGATCCGCGATTTCCTCGCGGGTGAGTTCGATCCGCTGCCGGCCGATGATCTCCTCGCCTACCTCCGTGCGATGGAGCGGATCGGCGGCGTCACGTTGACCGCGAAATAGTCCCTCGGCACCCACGTCCTCGACGTCGGCAACACGTGCCTCATGGGCGTCGGTGCGATCAAGTAGGCGTCGAGGCTCGCCGATGCCGACGTCACTCCGCGCCCCGCGCCGCGGCAGTCCGTAGCTGTAGCGACAGACCGACCGCACCGATGGATGCGGTCGTCCGCTTCCTGTTGCAGGCGGCAGTTGCCCGAGGTTCCGCAGCACGACGCGGCGCCTCCCGCGGCGACGTGCACCCTCTCACGCGCGCTCCGTTCAGGGGATGGTGGTCATGGCGTGACGCCTCCCGGTGTGGATGGCTCGTCGCGCGTGGACTCCGAGCTCATGGCTTCCCGAAGCAGAAAGGCGCGCGCCAGCAGGTCGCGCAACTCGGGGTCACCAACGAGCAGCGAGTGCAGGCGTTCGGCGGGCACGCGCAGCACCTCGCCCGCGCGAATGACGATGACCGCCCACAGGATGCGCTGTCTGCGCTGCAGATCAGGCGCCACGAAGGAGCGTCGTGCGTGATGCACGCGAACCACCCGCTGGGTGGTCGTACCGTCGTCGCCGATCGTCGCCACGGCCCCGGAGAGAACGACGTAGAGGGCGACCTCGGCATCGCCGGGCCGACACAGGACATCACCGCGGTCGATGCGGCGCCGCTGCGCCACTTTCGCGATGCGCTCCAGTTGTGCGTCGGTCAACCGCGCCTGTTCGACGACGACGTTGGGCGTTTCCGCCATGTCCTCCGGCAGGTGCGTCAGCTCGTCCCGGGGATTCCAGGCGTCCACACGGGGGGGACGTGGCGGCGCTGTCTGCGCCGCTGGTGAGGCGACCGCAGACTCGCCGGAGGTCGCCAGCAACGCGGCGGCCAGCGACTGGGCGTCGTGGGCCCCGGTGTGACGCCGCCCGTTGACGAAGTAGCTGCGAGACGCATCGACGCCGCTGGCACGAGCCGACGCGAGGTCCTCGTCGACCCTGCGCCGGTGCTGGCCTGAGCCCACCTCTCTCGCGAACCGGGGCACGTCAAGCCCCAGCGCCGTGGCGTGGTCGAGGAGATCGGCGGCGTCGAGCGGTCCTGCGTGCTGGAACAGCCGGTCGTGCATCTCCCAGAACCGGCCCTGTGCACCTGCGGCTTCGGACGCTTCGGCCGCCAGGTGCGCGTACTGCTCGGAGGGCGGGGCATGGCGAAAGACATAGCGCAGCCGGTCGCCGAATCGTTCGCTCAACTCGGCGATGGCTCCCCAGCCCTGGAACGGTGCCCGGAAGTCACCAAAGCCAACCAGGGTGAGCGGCGCGTGCGCCGGTCCGCGGAGATGGTCACGTGCGACGTCGACCGGCGGCTGCAGTGTCATCGATTCCGCCTGCACCTGTGGCACGCGGCGCGCCGCCAGCCACAGCAGCGAGAACCCCAGCACGCCCGCCAGCAGCGACGCCACGAGAATCCCGACGCGCGCCTGGTCGGCGAGCGCCGGGTCGGGGATCGCGCGCCCGACGATCAGCAGCGAGATCGTGAACCCGATGCCGGTCAGAACGGCCCCACCTGCCAGTTGCAGTCTGGTCAGGCCCGGGGGAAGCTCGCCCAGCCTGAAGCCCACGGCCAGGGCGCAGCCCAGCAGGATGCCGACCGGCTTTCCCAGCACGAGCCCGGCGATGACCCCCAGCGTGACTGGGGACGCCGCGGCCGACGTCAGCGCGTCACCACCCAGCACGACGCCGGCATTCGCGACGGCGAACAACGGGACGAAGACGTAGTCGATCCACGGCCGCCACAACGCCTGCAGTCGTTCGCCCACCGGCACCGATCGCTCGATCGACAAGCGCGCCGCGTGGGCATGGCCGGGATGCGGGTGTTGCAGATACGTGTGGGTCAGCCGCCTGACCTCCGCGACCTCTTGCCGCCGGACCCGGTAGGCAGGCGTAATCAGCGCGATGGCCACGCCCAGCAGCGTGGCGTGGACGCCGCTCATGTACAACACGATCCACGATGCGACTGCAAGCACCAGATAGGGCGGCCCCCGCCACACGTTGACCCACCGCAGGCCCAGCATGAGCACCACGCCCGCCGCGGCGAGCGCCAGGTATCCGAAGTGCAGGGTGTCGGTGTAGAAGATGGCGATCGCGGCCAGCGCGCCGATATCGTCGACGACGGCGAGCGCCAGCAGAAAGACGCGCAACGGGATGGGGCAACCCCGCCCGAGGAGTGCGAGGACCCCGAGCAGGAAGGCCGTGTCGGTGGAGATCACCATGCCCCAGGCGGAGGCGGCCTCGGTGCCCCGGTTGATCAGCACATACACCAGCGCCGGCACGATCAGGCCCATGACGGCGGCCAGGATCGGCACCACCGCCCGTCGCCTGTCAGCCAATTCGCCCAGCACCAGTTCCCGCTTCACCTCCAGGCCGACGATGAAGAAGAAGAACGTCATCAGGCCGTCGTTGACCAGGTGGTGCAGACTCAGCGACAGCTCGGCACCGCCCAGGCGCACCGCGACCTCGGTGTGCCAGAACGTCGCGTAGGTGTCGCCCACGAGCGAATTCGCCCAGGCCAGGGCGGCCACGGTGCCCAGCAGCAGGAGAGCCGCAGCCATGAGCTCCGGACTCGCCAGCCTGCGCGTCATTCCTGAAACCATGATGCCGTTTTCTGGCCCAAGTGAGGGTGGTGTCAGTGCCGCGCCCGTGTGATGGCCTTGTTCATCTCTCTGAGCCACAGGACCGAACTGGCGACCGTTGCGCAGAACAACCAGTCCCAACCACTCAAGGCGGTCGTGCCGAACGCGCGTTGAAGGAACGGCAGGTACACGACGCAGCACTGAAGCGCCAGAGACACGCCAAGGGCGGCCCACAGCCAGCCGTTGGTCAAGAGGTGCACGAACGCGCTCTGTTGGTCGGATCGAGCGTTCACCACGTTGACCACCTGAAAGAGCATGAGCGTCGTGAACGCCATCGTCTGGCCGTACCGCAGATCGCCGGCACCGTCGATGAGCCCCCCGGGCATCGAGGCATCGAGGACCGTCAGCGTGCCCACGGCCATGATGATGCCGACAAAGACGATGCCGCGCCACATGCGTGCGGTGATCACCGGCTCGCCCGCTGGACGAGGGGGCTGGTGCATCAGCCCGTCATCGGGCGGATCGACGCCCAGTGCCAGCGCCGGCAGCCCGTCGGTCACCAGGTTGATCCAGAGGATCTGCGTCGCCAGGAGCGGGAGCACGACGGCGCCAGGCGTCGTTTCCAGCCCGATCTGTTTCGCCAGCAGTACCCCGAAGAACATCGTGAGGACTTCTCCGATGTTGGAGGACAGCAGGTAGCGCAGGAACTTGCGGATGTTGGCGAAGATGGCCCGGCCCTCTTCGACCGCCGCGACGATCGTGGCGAAGTTGTCGTCGGCCAGCACGATGTCCGCCGCTTCCTTGGACACGTCGGTGCCGGTGATACCCATCGCGATGCCGATGTCGGCTCTCTTCAACGCGGGTGCGTCGTTGACCCCGTCACCCGTCATCGCGACCACCGCACCCGTCCGGCGGAGCGCCTCGACGATGCGCAGCTTGTGTTCCGGGTTCACGCGCGCATACACCGAGATGTTCGCGAGACGCGGTCCGACGTCGGTCGACAGCGCGTCGAGTTCAGCGCCGGTCATGGCGCCATCGTCGTTGGCGATGCCGAGCGCTCTCGCAATGACGGCCGCCGTGCGGGGATGGTCCCCCGTAATCATCAGGGCGCGAATGCCAGCACTCTTCGCGCGCGCGACGGCCTGCTTCGCTTCGGCGCGTGGCGGGTCGATGATGCCGATGAGGCCGGCAAAGGCCAGGTTCTGCTCGAGCCGTTCATCCGGATGCCCCTCGTGTGCCGCCAGCGCGTCCGGGGGAAGCCAGCGACCCGCGACACCCAGCGTGCGCAGGGCTTGTCCGGCGAGTGCGTCGTTGGTCTCCGCGATCTGCTGCCGGCGTTCGTGCGACAGTGCTCGCGGCGTCTCGCCGACCACCTCATGCGAGCATCGCGCCAGCAGGACGTCCGGCGCGCCCTTGGTCAGCACGAGGCCGCGATGGGGTTGGTCGGTCTCGCGGTGCAGCGTGCTCATCAGCTTTCGCTCGGAGGAGAACGGCACCTCGCCGACGCGTGGCAGGCGCTCCTCGAGTCCTTCGAGGCCGGCCTTGCGCGCGGCGACGAGCAGCGCGCCTTCCGTGGGATCCCCCTGCACCGTCCATCGTCCCTCATGCTCCTGGAGCGTCGCGTTGTTGGCGCGATCGGCGACGGCGAGGGCGCGTTCGAGCTCGACGCGAAGTGGCCCGTCCACGGGTCCACCTCCGTCGCGGCGGACGTCACCGGACGGCTCGTAGCCAGAGCCGTCGAAGGTGACGCGCCCGCTGGCGGTCACCACGACCGTCACCGTCATCTCGTTCTTCGTGAGCGTGCCCGTCTTGTCGGACGCGATGACGCTGGCCGAGCCGAGCGTCTCGACCGCCGACAGGTGGCGCACGATGGCGTTGCGCCTGGCCATGCGCTGCACGCCCATCGACAGCACCGCCGTGACGACAGCGGGCAGGCCTTCGGGTACGGCGGCCACCGCCAACGCGACGCCGAGAATGAGCACATCGAACAGGCCCGCTGCGCTTCGCACATCTTCGACGATCACGATGGTCACGATCATGATCACCGCGATCGCAACCACCACTGCGCCAAGGAGCTTTCCGGTTCGGTCGAGCTCTCGCTGCAGCGGGGTGGGGTCATCGGGCGTGTGTGTCAGCAACCCCGCGATGCGCCCCATCTCCGTGTGCATGCCGGTGGCGGTCACGACGGCCGTGCCATGACCGTAGGTCGCGGCGGTGCCGCTGAACACCATGTTGTCGCGGTCCCCGAGTGGTACCTCGTCGGCAATCGGCGCGGGATCCTTGGTGACCGGCAGGCTCTCGCCGGTCAGCGCGGCTTCGGCCGTCTGCAGCGCGGCTGACTCGATCAGACGCGCGTCGGCGGCGATCGTGTCTCCTTCCTCGATCAGCATGAGGTCGCCTGGCACGAGGTCGGCGGCCGGGATGCTCCGGCGCGCTCCGTCTCGGATGACGGTGGCATCCGCTGCCGACATCGCCCGAAGCGCGGCCACGGCCGCCTCGGCGCGCGACTCCTGGATGTAGCCCATCGTCGCGTTCAGCAGAACGACGGCGAAGATGGCGAGCGCCTCGTACGGGAGTGCCGCATCACGCTCGTAGGCCCACAGACCCGCCGAGATCGCGGTGGCCACAAGCAGCAGGATGACGAGCACATCCTGGAACTGCGCGACAAACCGTCGCCATCGAGGCGCGGGCGCGTCGACCGCGAGCTCGTTCTTCCCGTAGCGATCGAGGCGACGTCTCGCGTCGGCATCGCCGAGCCCCAGCCGAGTGTCTGTTCCGAGCGCAGCGACGACCTCGTCGATGCGTCGGCGGTACGCCTGGCTCGGGTTCGACCCTTCGC includes these proteins:
- a CDS encoding cation-translocating P-type ATPase, coding for MPPTESEGSNPSQAYRRRIDEVVAALGTDTRLGLGDADARRRLDRYGKNELAVDAPAPRWRRFVAQFQDVLVILLLVATAISAGLWAYERDAALPYEALAIFAVVLLNATMGYIQESRAEAAVAALRAMSAADATVIRDGARRSIPAADLVPGDLMLIEEGDTIAADARLIESAALQTAEAALTGESLPVTKDPAPIADEVPLGDRDNMVFSGTAATYGHGTAVVTATGMHTEMGRIAGLLTHTPDDPTPLQRELDRTGKLLGAVVVAIAVIMIVTIVIVEDVRSAAGLFDVLILGVALAVAAVPEGLPAVVTAVLSMGVQRMARRNAIVRHLSAVETLGSASVIASDKTGTLTKNEMTVTVVVTASGRVTFDGSGYEPSGDVRRDGGGPVDGPLRVELERALAVADRANNATLQEHEGRWTVQGDPTEGALLVAARKAGLEGLEERLPRVGEVPFSSERKLMSTLHRETDQPHRGLVLTKGAPDVLLARCSHEVVGETPRALSHERRQQIAETNDALAGQALRTLGVAGRWLPPDALAAHEGHPDERLEQNLAFAGLIGIIDPPRAEAKQAVARAKSAGIRALMITGDHPRTAAVIARALGIANDDGAMTGAELDALSTDVGPRLANISVYARVNPEHKLRIVEALRRTGAVVAMTGDGVNDAPALKRADIGIAMGITGTDVSKEAADIVLADDNFATIVAAVEEGRAIFANIRKFLRYLLSSNIGEVLTMFFGVLLAKQIGLETTPGAVVLPLLATQILWINLVTDGLPALALGVDPPDDGLMHQPPRPAGEPVITARMWRGIVFVGIIMAVGTLTVLDASMPGGLIDGAGDLRYGQTMAFTTLMLFQVVNVVNARSDQQSAFVHLLTNGWLWAALGVSLALQCCVVYLPFLQRAFGTTALSGWDWLFCATVASSVLWLREMNKAITRARH
- the nhaA gene encoding Na+/H+ antiporter NhaA; the protein is MAAALLLLGTVAALAWANSLVGDTYATFWHTEVAVRLGGAELSLSLHHLVNDGLMTFFFFIVGLEVKRELVLGELADRRRAVVPILAAVMGLIVPALVYVLINRGTEAASAWGMVISTDTAFLLGVLALLGRGCPIPLRVFLLALAVVDDIGALAAIAIFYTDTLHFGYLALAAAGVVLMLGLRWVNVWRGPPYLVLAVASWIVLYMSGVHATLLGVAIALITPAYRVRRQEVAEVRRLTHTYLQHPHPGHAHAARLSIERSVPVGERLQALWRPWIDYVFVPLFAVANAGVVLGGDALTSAAASPVTLGVIAGLVLGKPVGILLGCALAVGFRLGELPPGLTRLQLAGGAVLTGIGFTISLLIVGRAIPDPALADQARVGILVASLLAGVLGFSLLWLAARRVPQVQAESMTLQPPVDVARDHLRGPAHAPLTLVGFGDFRAPFQGWGAIAELSERFGDRLRYVFRHAPPSEQYAHLAAEASEAAGAQGRFWEMHDRLFQHAGPLDAADLLDHATALGLDVPRFAREVGSGQHRRRVDEDLASARASGVDASRSYFVNGRRHTGAHDAQSLAAALLATSGESAVASPAAQTAPPRPPRVDAWNPRDELTHLPEDMAETPNVVVEQARLTDAQLERIAKVAQRRRIDRGDVLCRPGDAEVALYVVLSGAVATIGDDGTTTQRVVRVHHARRSFVAPDLQRRQRILWAVIVIRAGEVLRVPAERLHSLLVGDPELRDLLARAFLLREAMSSESTRDEPSTPGGVTP